From the Zonotrichia albicollis isolate bZonAlb1 chromosome Z, bZonAlb1.hap1, whole genome shotgun sequence genome, one window contains:
- the STOML2 gene encoding stomatin-like protein 2, mitochondrial encodes MLSRAGIRARPGLGLLQHSQQLKRAARLAPAPCRWNSGLPMNIGVLFVPQQEAWVVERMGKFHRILEPGLNFLIPLLDRIRYVQSLKEIVINVPEQSAVTLDNVTLQIDGVLYLRVMDPYKASYGVEDPEYAVTQLAQTTMRSELGKLSLDRVFRERESLNASIVDAINQASDCWGIRCLRYEIKDIHVPPRVKESMQMQVEAERRKRATVLESEGTRESAINVAEGQKQAQILASEAEKAEQINKAAGEANAMLVKARAKAEAIQLLAAALAQQHGNAAASLSVAEQYVNAFSKIAKDSNTVLLPANTGDVTNMVAQALGIYTTLTKPQAVKTQDEMPPAHEDSHSSATEVLKAEQGSSS; translated from the exons ATGCTGTCGCGGGCGGGGatccgggcccggcccggcctcggGCTGCTGCAG CATTCCCAGCAGCTGAAGCGTGCGGCACGGCTGGCCCCAGCTCCGTGCCGCTGGAACTCCGGGCTGCCCATGAACATCGGGGTGCTCTTTGTGCCACAGCAGGAGGCCTGGGTGGTGGAGAGGATGGGCAAGTTCCACCGAATCCTCGAGCCT GGTCTGAACTTCCTCATCCCTCTCCTGGATCGGATTCGCTATGtccagagtctcaaagaaatcGTCATTAATGTCCCAGAGCAGTCAGCTGTCACACTGG ATAACGTCACCCTGCAGATCGATGGTGTGCTCTACTTGCGGGTTATGGATCCCTACAAG GCCAGCTATGGGGTGGAAGATCCTGAGTACGCAGTGACCCAGCTGGCCCAGACTACCATGAGATCTGAACTTGGCAAGCTTTCCCTTGACAGAGTCTTCCGG GAGCGGGAGTCCCTCAATGCCAGCATCGTGGATGCCATCAACCAGGCTTCAGACTGCTGGGGCATCCGGTGTCTGCGCTACGAGATCAAGGACATTCATGTGCCCCCACGTGTGAAGGAGTCCATGCAGATGCAG GTGGAAGCAGAACGACGGAAGCGAGCAACAGTGCTGGAGTCAGAGGGGACAAGGGAATCAGCTATCAATGTGGCTGAAGGCCAGAAGCAGGCCCAGATCTTGGCATCAGAAGCTGAGAAGGCCGAACAAATCAACAAAGCTGCTG GAGAAGCCAACGCCATGCTGGTCAAGGCCAGAGCCAAGGCAGAGGCAATTCAGCTCCtagcagctgctctggcacagcag cacggcaatgctgctgcctccctgtcTGTGGCGGAGCAGTACGTGAACGCTTTCTCCAAGATTGCCAAAGACTCCAACACCGTTCTGCTGCCCGCCAACACCGGCGATGTCACCAACATGGTCGCACAG GCCCTGGGGATCTACACCACACTGACCAAGCCACAAGCTGTGAAGACCCAAGATGAGATGCCTCCAGCCCACGAGGACTCCCACTCTTCTGCCACGGAGGTGCTGAAGGCAGAACAGGGCAGCTCCAGCTAA